The DNA sequence GAAGCAGCCCTGAAACACATCGCTGAGCTCGCGCAGCTTCGTCGCCTGCATCTCAGTTTTGGCGATCAGAAGATATCCACCATCGCTGCAGAGCAACTGCTCGATATCTCTGAACTGGAAGACTTCAAACTGCAGATCCACCTGGAGCCCAAAGAGGTCGGACGCTTCTGGAAAAAACTGGCCGGCTGTGAATCGCTGGTCAAACTGGAAGTCGACTGTGGAAAAGTCAGCCAGGACATGATGTATAACTTCCTCACAAAAGGGGATCACCAGCGACTGAAGAACTGGACCATCCGGGAACACATTCCCCGCCAGAAACTCGCCGACGCACTGGCCCTGGCCCCCAACCTGGAAGTGCTCAAGGTCCCTTCCGGCACTCCGGATGAGATGGAATATCTGCTTGAGCGTCTCGCAGAGCAGAATACGAAGCTCCGCTCGCTGACCATCGGCTGGGACTCAGGAGAGCATCTCAAAGGCAGACAGGCCCGCAAAGCACTGCAGTTGCTCTCCGCCTTCCCCAATCTCCAGCAGGTACACATACCTGTCAAGTTGCCTGACGTCAATGCACTGGAACCGCTCACGCGTCTGCATCAGCTCGAATCTTTTTACTGTCGTAATCTGAATCTCCATCAGTCGACTCTGATTTACCTCGCCCGCATGCCCGCACTCAAGCATCTCACCGTGCGAACTCTCTCATTCTCTGATGAATCAGCGCATCTGCTGCCCTGGCTCTCCCATGTGGAGACCCTCGAAATCGAATATCCGCAGTCACTGACCAATAAACGACTCATGCTCCTGGCCACCATGCCCGAGTTACGCGAACTCAAATGGTGTGATATTGGTTCAGAACAATCCGCTTCGCTGAGTGATGATGTCAAAGCCCGGTACCCGTTTATCAAATACAGTGTCTGCGGTAAGTAGCATCAGCCGGTCGTGAGACCAATGAGTCAACGCGTATTGAAGTTCCCGGGAGCCCCGTCTTCTCTGAATAAACGGGAACCTGCGTCTTTACGGGGCGCACTCCGGAAGGGACTGCCTTGTATGCAATCAACCTGACTAAACCGGGACCACCGCGCAGGCTGAAACCCCGACAGCAGGATCAGAAACTGCTCAGTCTGTCGATGTCACCCGACGGACGTTTCGTCCTGTTCTGCAGTGATCGACCTTTAGAGGAAGACTAAAGAGCAGTTAAAAAGAGTAACTCGCTCAGGCCTGAATTGACTTCACAGAAAATTCATGCAGCGATTCCGGCCAGATAGCCCGAAATGTATTATCGGTCACATTACGATAGCCGGCACGCACACGTTCCATCAGTGGATGTTCAATCTTTCCACGAATGCGGCTTAAGACGTTTTCCGGATCATCCACGGTCAGAAACAGATTCATCTGCGAGCTGCCGAAATCGTGTCCGTCCACGGTCGCCTTGCCATCTTCCTGAATTTGTTCAATCAGCACCGACTCCAGGTCTACCAGTGAATCATAGTCAGGAATTACAGTTCCCGTGAATTGCAGAACGAGTTGATACTTCATAAGAGAGCCCCCTGTTCAAAAGAAAGAAACGGCGGGTCACAGAACATTGGACCGATGTGCCTCACGGAATTGAGGCTTAAGACTGGTGTTAATATATTATAACGGTGAGACGACGAGTCTTCACACAAGGTTCGATGAATTTCCTGTGATTATCCCAAAGCGGATTTCTCTGTCAAAATAGGCAGTTCTATCCGCTTGAATCACAAGTATGATGACAACAACAGGTTCAGATGAAAATGATTTAATTCGGGAAGCTTACAAAATGCTCAATCGGAGTTCATTTATTTGTCATAAAAATCTGTTGGCTTGCATTCTGGCCTGTCTGATCGCAGTTTCAGCGCTCTTTTTTCTGGTTCCGCCGCCGCAACAGACAGAAATCGCCTGGCAGGAATATTCCCTGCCGCACATCCAGCGTGACATGGATCAAGGCAAAGTCATCCTGATCAGCGCCATATCAAGCAAAGATCTTTTGATCCTCTTTTATGAGGCGCGCTACTCACGCGATCCTGCCATGCTGCAGTTCCTGCGCACGCATCCGGTTTCCTGTTATCGCATCGATCTCGCCAGCCTCTCCGAGGAACAGTTCCAGGCCTGGCAGGGATATTATGATTCGCTCTCCCCACTGGGCGTCGTGCTACTGGTTCAGACGCCGGAGAATGACGCGGTGATGGAAACCATCGAAGTCGACGGCGATCAACTCTCTCCACAGCATCTGATTTCACGTCTGGAAAAACTGCTCGTCCGCCGGAACACGCAGGGCGGTGCAGGCGTCTAAAACGTGCGCTCCATCAGGTATTTCTTCCAGTTCTCTTTTTCCAGCCGCTTGAACTCGCCCTCGATGTCAGTCCCGGTATAAAACGTGAGAATACCGTAAACCCGTTTGATTTCTCCCGGCGGACAGTCAGGAAAAATCGGATCCGAGTGCAGGCAGGGACACTTCTGATTCCCCCACGCTTTGAAGCAGGGAGTCCACCCCATGATCACCCAGTGGTTGCCCTTTGCAGACCGACAGGCAGCATACGGTGCGCGAAATACCTTGTTGTCATTGCTCTGTTGGGTGAAACCGTCCATCATCTTCAGCATCGCACAGTTCTGCACCCGCAACTTGGAAAGAGGCTCATCGGTGCCGTTCTTTAGCCACATCTCCATCAGCACCGCTTTCTGAAGAGGCAACACGATCGTTCCAAATTCGATGCCATTGGGCAGTCGACGCCGTGCTGTCATGGATCCGTCTTGATGGACTGACCATTCCCGCGGGGGCAGTTCCTTATTCTGCTGCGTCCAGATGGTAGGCACATGCGTGTGCGCGAGGTACGTCAGACCCAGGTTCGACCAGATCGCTTCCGGGATATCCAGCACGACATAGCTGTCTGGATCCCAGGGGGCAAACACGGAGATCTTCGTCTCCCGCTGAGGGTTGATCGCCCCTTCCAGAAAACCGATCCGCGGATGCCGACCACCCGGATACGGCTTCACCGTCAAGATATCCGCAGGCTTACGCTCCGGTGCGAGTCGCTCCTGCAGTTCAAACCGTTTCAGTGCCGACTTGATCTCCGGCTTCGAAAGCCCGGTCGCCTGCTGCATTTCATCCAGTGAATAGTGATGATACAGCGACATGTTCTCCAGCCAGTATTTCAGCTCCTCATCCGTCGCCGGCTTCCGTGCATTCGGAAAAGATTCCTCTGCACTGAGGGGCACAGCCAAACAGCAGCAGATCAAACTGAAAACAGCAACGCGACAAATCCACAACATCGGAGCACCTCGTGTTCTGCAAGATCGGTTCGGGTTCACATTTCTTATCCCGATTATAATACACTATTCTGCTCATCTCACCCTCATAGTAAAAAACGGTGGCAATGCTGGCTCGCCAACATTGATCGTGAAAACACATCAATAAACATAAAAAAATAGATGGGCTCGGATGTAGTCCGAGCCTAGCGCAGCGAGCAGGAGGTCTCAGAGGGTTCAGCCATTCCAGCAGCAACGCACCTCACCAGAAAATGCAGGGTGCGGACCCATGTGTCCGCCCGCCGGGCGAGGCCCTGATCAGCTCAGACATGACAGGAGCCGCCACGAACCTCACGAACGACACACATGAGAAATAATCCCATCGATTACAGAAAGAACCTGCTCAAAAACGTCACAAAACCAGCACGAATCACAGAAAAACTGAGCAGACGTTACCCCCTGCGGGTGATTTCCTCCCATCAAACCCCATCACTATAGACACGATTGCCCAATCCCCCTAGAATCGGCCGGTTTTTTATTGGTACTCCACACTCTGACAGCATCGGTCTTATTGAATGAATTCCCAGCAGACACTCGTGCCCCCTCCGGAAACGGATCCTCTTGTTCCTGAAAACACGTCTGCTAAGATGCCTGAGTCGGGCCGTTATGCAACACCTGACTGGGCGAATATCGGTTGGGTCGTCGCCATTCATCTGGGCGTCCTCGCAGCACCGTTCTGCTTCACCTGGACCGGTCTCTTCACCTGTATGTTCCTGGGCTGGCTCACCGGCGGCATCGGTATCTGCCTGGGCTATCATCGTCTGCTCACGCATGGCAGCTTCCAGACCTATCCGTTCATGAATCGGCTGATTGGATTGATCGGCTTGCTGGCAGGGCAAGGGCCTCCAATCCAGTGGGTCGCCAATCATCGTAAACATCACCTGCACAGCGACCAGCCCGGCGATCCGCATTCGCCCCGCGATGGTCGCTGGTGGAGTCACATCCTCTGGCTCGTTCCTTTTCACAGTGCAGAGGAAATTCAGGCGACCCATCAGCGGTTCGCCCCCGATCTGCTGAAAGACCCGTTCATGCGTCTGCTGCAGCGAACCTTCCTGTACTGGCACCTGGGTCTCGGCGCACTCCTCTACGGCATCGGCTACTGGGCCGGCGGTACAGAACTGGGCCTCAGCCTGCTCGTCTACGGCATGTTCGTGCGTCTGTTCTACGTCCTGCACGCAACCTGGTTCGTGAACTCAGCCACGCACATCTGGGGCTATCGCAACTATGAAACCACCGACGACAGCCGCAATCTCTGGTGGGTGGCTCTGCTGACCTACGGCGAAGGCTGGCACAACAATCACCACAAATACCAGCGGATGGCAAAGAACGGCCACAAGTGGTGGGAACTCGACATGACCTACGGCGCAATCCTCGTTCTCGAAAAACTGGGTCTCGCCTGGAAGGTCGTCAAAACCATTCCCCCAACGACAAAGCGACTGCCGTCAAACCACCCAAATTCGCTACACAACAGCAGGCAGTCCAGGCACAGGTCGACTGAAGTCACTCTTAACGTGTGCGCTCGGACGTAATCCGAGCCGAGCGCAGCGAGCAGGAAACTGTCAGGGGAAGCGTACAACCCAGAACGAAGCAGCCACCTCAATCGTTCTACAGGTGAGCTTTACCCACACTCAGAAACTGGATTCCGGACGAAAGCTCACTCTGTCCCCAACTGCTCCAGAGCCGCGGGCATCCGCTGAATATTGCCTTCCCGGTCCACGCACGCAATCACCGATTGGGCCACCGCCACGCTTTGACCATCGCGAAACAGCTCGTACTTGTGTACCAGTTTGGCCCCGGTCACTTTTTCCAGGGTCGTTCGCAGCGTCAGCACATCATCGTAGCGGGCCGGCAGCCGGTATTTGCATTCGATCTTAGCCACCACCAGCAGGTAGCCTTTCTCTTCCATCTCGCGGTAGTTACCACCCTGGGAACGGAAGAGCTCGGTGCGGCCCATTTCGAAGTACGTGAAGTAATTGCCATGATGCAGAAATCCCATGGCGTCCGTTTCGTTATAACGGACCCGGATTTCGATCTCATGCGAGTTAGACATCAGTCAAAACCATCCTTTGTCGAAATCAGAAGGCGTCTCAGGAGCGAACCGGACTGCTGGAGAGAGTCACATCGTAGGTCCGGTGTGCTTCTTCGCCGTTATCGTTCAGCGAATTCTCTACCGCGATCTGATACAGCTGACGACCCGACTCGGTCGGGTAAGTCGTATCGATACAGGCCTGGCAGAGAGAACTGCCGGGCAGACCTACGGCACGCGCGATCGAAGCCTTGGGCAGATACTTCAGCGTATCGGCACCAATCGCCTCGGCCATCGCTTCTTCCACTTCGGGGCTCATTTCGCCACCGTTCAGGAATTTGGGGGCGAACAGCTCGTTGATCGTCGACATGTCGATGCCGTAAAAACAGGGAGCAATGATCGGTGGACAGGCTACGCGGACGTGTACTTCCTTGGCCCGGCCCCGTTCCTTCAGCTGGCTGATCAATGCCTTCATTGTGGTCGAACGGACGATGGTGTCTTCCACCAGCAGTACCCGCTTCCCTTCCAGAACTTCTGGCAGCGGCGTGTATTTCGCCCGTACTTTGTCTTTACGGTTGGCCCCTTCGATAAAGGTTCGCCCGATGTAACGGTTACGGATCAAGCCTTCCAGACAGGGCACCCGCAGGGTATACGCCATACTGTCGGCGGCTGCTTTCGCGGTGTCCGGCACAGGTACGACGATGGTGTCTTCATCGATGGGCACGGTTTCCTGCTCGGCCAGTTCTTCACCCAGGCGTTTACGGGTGATATACACACTCTGGTCGTCCAGGGTACTGCAGACATTCGCGAAGTAGATCCATTCGAAGAAGCAGTGTGCCTTCTGTGTTGGCTTCGCATATTCGCGGATCTTCAGTTCGCCATCCTGAATCACAATCGCACAACCGGGGGCCAGGCTCTTGATCTGCTCGGCTTCGAAGCCCATGTTGGCCAGTGCCACACTTTCAGATGCAGCTGCGAACAGCGAACCATCAAAGGCATAGCACAACGGACGCAGTCCCACCGGATCGCGGGAAACGAACATGTTCCCCAACGCATCCAGGAAGACAATATTGTAAGCACCGTCCAGACGTTTGCTGAGCGTGGTCAGCATGTCGAACAGCTCGGCAGGATTCTCTTTGGAAAGCTCCTGCGAAATCAAATGCATCAGAATTTCGGTATCGGTTTCCCGGGCCAGATGGAAGTCGGACTCGGTCAGGATTTCCTTGCAGAGTTCCTGGTAGTTGGCCAGCTGACCGTTAAAACCAAAGGCGAACCATTTGGATTTCTGAATATGATGCCGTTCGAACGGCTGTGCGTAACTGCGGTCATCTTTACCACAGGTCGCGTACCGCACGTGGCCGATCGCCGCGGGGCCCTCATACTTCTTCATCAGGCTGTTGAAGGTCTGCTGATGATTCAGCTGGAAGACCTCGGTGACGGTTCCCACATCTTTGTGAGTATCGATCAACTGATTCCGGCCAGGGTTAAACGTAGTCATTCCCGCAGCCAGCTGGCCGCGATTCTGAATATCCAGCAGTAACCGGGAGATAAGTTGCGATGTCTTTTCAGGATCGCCCATGGGAGCCAGAGGACTGGGATCTCGGTTGGGAAGATGGTAGACGGCTGCAATTCCACATTCGTGGTATAGTTCCGACATAAATTGCCTTAGTTCGTGAAATAGAGTTTCGAAATCAGTGTGAACCGGGTGAACTATGCGGTAAATTGTTCCCGAGCCCTGCTTGAGCGTCAAACAGAATCAGCAAATTGAGAGAGAAAAACGTCGTTTTACAGGAAATCCCTTTGATTTACGACATGCTCGCGCTGATGATTAACTATGCTCCGGCCCCGGACTTCTATATTATATAAATATTAAGAAATAGGGACCCGGTGGCGAGTACCTCTTTGAAATTTTTTTGTGATTCCCGGAAAAAGTGCAGACTGTGAGTCTAACCCGTCGCGAAGTCATCGACTCAGCGGAAACGCTGGTAATTAAAATTGGAACAAACGTTCTCTCCTGCCCGGACGATACACTCGACCCCGCACGGATCGAAACGCTGGCCGAACAGATTCACCGTGTCAAAATGACCGGCCGCAAAGTCGTCGTCGTTTCCAGTGGTGCCATCGGTGCCGGCATGGGTTTACTGGGGCTCAAAGAACGCCCCCGCGATCTGGGGCACCTGCAGGCCTCCGCCGCTGTCGGACAGGCGCACCTCATCCGTCGCTATGACCGCTACTTACGCAAACACGGCTATCATGCCGCCCAGCTGCTCGTCACCGCCAACGATTTCAAAAACCGGACGCGCTACCTCAATGTACGTAACACCATCCATACGCTGTTTGAGTATGGTGCCGTCCCGATTGTGAATGAAAACGACACCGTCAGCATCCAGGAAATCAAGTTCGGCGATAACGATCACCTGGCCGCTATGGTCACCAGCCTGGTCAAAAAGCCGCTGCTGGTGATCCTCTCCGTCGTCGACGGTCTTTATAATGGCGATCCGAAATCTCCCGACAGTACCCGCATCTCTTCAGTGCAGGACTGGACACCCGAATTACTCGCGCTGGCGACCGACGACAGCAGCTCGCGGGGCACCGGGGGCATGAAATCAAAACTGCAGGCAGTCCGCTCGGCGACCGCCGTCGGTGAGAATGTCATTATCGCCAACGGAACTCAGGAAGGGATTCTGGATCGCATCCTGCAGGGCGAGGATGTCGGTACGCTGTTTCACGCCCAGGGTGCCTCGGTTTCTGCCTGGAAACGCTGGATCGGCTATACCATCCGCCCCAAGGGACGCTTTCATCTTGATGAAGGCGCCACCCGCGCCATTCGCGAAGGGGGCAAGTCGCTCCTGGCGATCGGCATCCGCTCGATTGATGGCACTTTCGAAAGCGGCGAAGCAGTCACCCTCGTCAGTCCCAGCGGAGAAGAATTTGCTCGGGGGCTGACCAATTACAATTCCGCCGATCTGGCAAAAATCATCATGCACCGTTCCGATCAGATCGCTTCCATCCTGGGATCAGTTCCTTATTCGGAAGTGATTCACCGCGACAACCTGGCCGTCCTGGAAAATCATCCTGCAGTCTAGGAGACAATTCAATGTGGTTTACCGAAACAGCCATTCCCCCCATTGCCATCTGCTCCGTGATTGCAGCCATCCTGTTTATCCAGTGGTATCTGAGGAGACAGTCAAAATACCTCGTGGGCATGGCAATTGCCCTGGTCATGCTGGGGGTTTCCTATCTGGTTGAAATCAGCATCGTGACGCCTCGCGAACGTGTCGAAGCCGACCTGTATGCACTGGCCGATGCATTTCAGCACAAACAAGTAGATGCGACAATGGGCTACATCAGCCCCCGCGCAATTCCGCTGCAAACCCTGGTCATGCTGGCGCTGAATACAGTCACCATCGACGGAGATCTGCGGATTACCGACGTCGAAACAGAAATGCTGGCCGATGACTCGATCGCCAAAACGCATTTTCGTGCCAATGGCGCGGCCACCTTTCGGGGCATCAGCGGTCGCGCCCCCACCCGCTGGGAACTGACCTGGCAGCAGATCGGGGGCGAATGGAAGGTCACTGAGGCCCGGCGACTGAACCCGATCACCGGCGACGAACTGCAGCCAATGGCCGTTCGCTGAGCAGACCGAAGATTATCTCTGGGCCACTTTGTAACCCTTGGGGTAACCCAGGGTCCGGGCAAAAAACTCTTCCATCATCGGAAATGTCTGGGTCTGGTCTCTCAAAAAGACCGCGTGGCCGGCACTGTCACTGCGATAGTAAGTCACATCCCGGGCACCGGCAGATTTCAACGCAGCCACGAACTGGTCTGCCTGGCTTACATCCACGAAGGGATCCAGTACGCCATGCATCACAAGCATCGGCGGGGCATCCGCACGGACGTAAGTGATCGGCGAGATTTTCGCGACTTCCGTTTTCAATTCGTCTTCGTTCTTCCATGTCAAATGGATCATCCGCGGGAGATGCTCGATGCCATCTGCCCAGCTCAGGTAGTCTGTCGGCGTCGCGGTCACACAGAATGCATTCAGTTGGCTGGACTGGTCGCGCCAGGGGGCACTTGAGTCTACCTGCTGACCCTGTTTCATCAATCCGACCAGGCAGACCATGGAACCGCCGTTCGCATTTCCAAAGGCGCCAATTCGTTCCGGATCAATCTGGTATTTATCTGCATGTGCCCGCATCCAGCGAATGGCGCACTTCAGATCTTCCAGGCAGTCAGCAAAGGGGGTGTCATCTGAATGACGATGATAAAGGCTGACGCAGACATACCCTTTGCGGGCGTAATGCAGGGGACCTGTCCGAGAGTGTCGAGTCGTATTGTTTCCGCCTGAACCACCCCCGGCATAAACAAAGACCAGGGCCGGACGTGGTTGAGTTTCCGCCTGCTGAGGCAGTACCAGGTTCATCCGCCAGCGGGTCTTTTTGCCGGGGTGATAGACAACATCATCGATGACTTTTAAGTCTTTGGGCAGGGGCACAATATTCGAACGGGGAATGGAACTCAGCTGGCGCGCCGGTTCTTTCTCCTGCTTTTTTTCCCCGTCCGGGATCAGGCAGGCTACGATTCCCAGAAAAACGATTCCCAAAACGACACGTGTTACGAAAACCGGCATTGCGCCCCTCAACACTTCCTATGAAATTGAAACTGAAAAACAGTACTCAAACAAACCCCAGATCCGGCCAAAAGTGTTCCTCACTTTTTTGAAAATGGGAAATAAATTTTCTGCCCTGCTCCCAATCTGCCTCAGAAATTCGATTTTTGATTTGCAAGATTATATATAATCTGACAGAATAATAGATTATCTGGGCTTGCCAGGACCTCCCGCACAGGGACCATAATGAGTGTATTCGTCTCCCGCCTGAGTCTCTGAATCAATTAACACAAAGAAGATCTGCCATGTTAGCGCGTACATGTCTGCTCTGTCTGATTCCTCTGGTATTGGTATCACCCCTCGGTGCTGCGGAAGCGCCGCCCGAAGCGAAACAAAAGGTCGATTTTGAGAAACAGGTTTTCCCCCTGTTGCAGTCGAAGTGCTTCGATTGTCACAACGCCGACACCCAGGAAAGCAAGTTCCGTCTCGACCGCAAAGCAGGCCTGCTCCGAGGGGGCGATTCGGGTGAACCAGCTATCATTCCCGGCCAGAGCGCGAAGAGTCACCTGCTCAAACTGGTACGGGGAGAAGAGGCCGGCCTGCTGATGCCCCCCGACGAATCCGAACGACTCACCGCAGAACAGATCCAGCTCCTGGCGGACTGGATCGATCAGGGAGCACCGTGGCCCGGACCAGACGGCGTCGTCAAACAGGAAAAACGGACGACCGATCACTGGTCCTTTCAGCCTCTGGCCAAAGTCACGCCCCCGGATACCAAAAACGCCTGGGTCCGTTCCGGCATCGACGCCTTCATTCTGGATCGTCTTCAGCAGAAACAGTTGACCCATAATCCCCGCGCCGATCGCAGAACACTCATCCGTCGGCTCTACCTGGACCTCCTCGGTCTCCCGCCAACGCCCGCTGAAGTCGAACGCTTCGTGAACGACGATAGCCCCGACGCCTGGGAGAAACTGGTCAACGCCACACTCAACAACCCCCACTACGGAGAACGCTGGGCCCGCTACTGGCTCGATCTCGTCCGCTTCGCCGAAACGCATGGCTTCGAAACCAACCGCGAACGACCGCATGCCTGGCCTTACCGCGACTATGTCATTCAATCACTCAACGCAGACAAGCCCTACAACCAGTTCATCAAAGAACAGATTGCCGGCGACATTTTGGGTGACCCGACCGGCACCGCTTATCTCGTCGCGGGCCCCTACGATCAGGTCAAAAGCCCCGACATCAACCTGACCCTCATGCAGCGTCAGAACGAACTCGACGACATGATCAATACCACGGGAACCGCTTTCCTGGGCCTCACCCTGGGGTGTGCCCGCTGTCACAATCATAAGTTCGATCCTGTGACCCAGGCCGACTACTATTCGATGCAGGCCATCTTCGCCGGCGTCAGGCACGGCGACCGCAGTCTGCCGATACCCGCATCACAACAGAAGGAAATCCGCCAGAAACAGACGCGTATCGCGAAGCTCAAATCCGAACTGGAACCCTATCGCCGCCGAACCGAGTCCCACCGCTTCGTTTCCATCGACGATCAACTTTCGCCGGAAAACACGTCTCCTCGTCTCGAAGTCCTGCAGACGCGTGCCGGTTTCGGCGCCAATCCCGCAGGCACCGATCCAGGCGCAAAGGACGATCCCGGCAGCCCCACTCGCTCGCCCAACCTGAGTGGCGGTAAATACAGCTGGTGGAAAAACGAGCCGGGCAAACCCCTGGTCGCCTGGAAGCCCGGGCAAACCGGCGACTATCGCCTCTGGCTCTCCTGGGGCTGTGGATACGAGTCGCACAGCACCGATGTCCGATATGTTCTGGACCGCGATGGAAACCCGCAGACCACAGATGACTGGCAGGAAGTCGCCCAGGTCGATCAGCAACGCTTTGCCGATGGAACGAAACCAGCCCGTAGAGCAGCCCTCTGGAGTGGTTTCCACGATGCAGGGATCGTCACGCTCGAACCGCAGAATGCACTGCTCCTGGTGGGCGGCAAACACGGCACCGCTGTGACCGCGGACCTCATCCTCTGGGAGTCAGTGACTCTCTCCCCCTCCGATCAGAGCCTGCCCAAACCAGCCTTCCGGAAACCGGTGCAACCGACCCACAATGTGGAACGCATCAGCCCTGTCGAAACCCGCTTCGTACGTTTTACGGTTCACGCCACTAACAGCAGTGCTCCCTGTCTGGATGAACTGGAAATCTTCTCCGGCGGGCAGAACGTCGCCCTCGCTTCCGCAGGCGCAAAAGCCACCTGTTCCAGTGCGTTGCCCGGATATCCGATTCACAAGCTGGAACACATCAACGACGGCAAATACGGCAACAGCCGCAGCTGGATTTCCCACGAGAACGGCGGCGGCTGGATTCAAATTGAACTCCCGCAGACCACAACCATCGATCGCATCGAATGGGGCCGTGATCGCGAAGGCAGATACAGCGACCGCGTCCCCGTCGACTATGTCATCGAGGTCTCAGAGACCGGCACTGACTGGCAGACGATCGCCGGCTCCAGTGACCGACTTCCCCTCACGCTGCCTGCAGATACACTCCAGGCCGCCAGCACCACCTACCATTTCGACCACCTGCCCGCCAAAGAAGCTCAGGCTGGGAAACAGCTACTCGCTGAACTGAAGCAACAACAGGGCGACCTCAAACGCCTGCAGAAATCAGACATCGTCTATGCAGGTAAATTCATGCCACCTGGACCGACCCACCGCCTCTATCGAGGCGAACCCCTGGCCAAACGGGAACAGGTTCCGCCCAATGCCCCCGAGATCTTTACCGATCTGAAACTGAGTACCACTGCTCCCGAAAACGAACGCCGCAAACGGCTGGCCGAGTGGATCGCTTCTCCAGAGAATCCACTGACCGCCCGCGTCATCGTGAACCGCCTCTGGCAGTTCCACTTCGGTAAGGGACTGGTGACAACACCCAGCGACTTCGGAGCCGGCGGCGTACCACCCACGCACCCCGAACTGCTCGACTGGCTCGCGCAGGAACTGATCGCACATGACTGGTCCCTCAAACACATTCATCGCCTGATTCTTAACTCCGCCACGTATCAGCAGTCAGGGCAACCCAATCCCCGGGCACTCAAAGTTGATGCCGCCTCCCAGCTCTGGTGGCGTTTCCCGCCACGCCGTCTTGAAGCCGAACCGATCCGCGATTCGATCCTCGCGGTGACCGGCGTATTGGATCTGAAAATGGGCGGACCCGGTTTCAGTGCTTTCGAAGTCGAAGCAGAGAACGTGCGGCACTATCACCCCAAGAAAAACTACGGTCCCGCTGACTGGCGCCGCATGATCTACATGACCAAAGTCCGTATGGAACAGGATTCCGTCTTCGGTCTGTTCGACTGTCCCGACGCCGCCACCTCCGTCGCCAAACGCAGTCGCTCCACAACGCCGCTGCAGGCTTTGAATCTGTTCAACAGCCGGTTCCTGCTGCAACAGGCCGACCTGTTCGCCCAGCGTCTGGAACGCGAACATCCCGGCGATCAACGGGCCCAGGTTAAACGGGCTTTCGAACTCTGTTATTCGCGTCCCCCTACCGAGTCCGAACTGAGCGACTCCGTCCAGTTCATCCAGGCGGAAAAACTGCCCGCCTTCTGTCGGGCTCTGCTCAACAGTAACGAGCTTCTGTTTATTCAATAGGTCAACTTCACCAGGCATTGAGAGTCACACATGAGCGCTCCTCAAAACCCGTTTCCCGCGAATCGTCATCTGCTTA is a window from the Gimesia benthica genome containing:
- a CDS encoding ABC transporter produces the protein MKYQLVLQFTGTVIPDYDSLVDLESVLIEQIQEDGKATVDGHDFGSSQMNLFLTVDDPENVLSRIRGKIEHPLMERVRAGYRNVTDNTFRAIWPESLHEFSVKSIQA
- a CDS encoding acyl-CoA desaturase gives rise to the protein MNSQQTLVPPPETDPLVPENTSAKMPESGRYATPDWANIGWVVAIHLGVLAAPFCFTWTGLFTCMFLGWLTGGIGICLGYHRLLTHGSFQTYPFMNRLIGLIGLLAGQGPPIQWVANHRKHHLHSDQPGDPHSPRDGRWWSHILWLVPFHSAEEIQATHQRFAPDLLKDPFMRLLQRTFLYWHLGLGALLYGIGYWAGGTELGLSLLVYGMFVRLFYVLHATWFVNSATHIWGYRNYETTDDSRNLWWVALLTYGEGWHNNHHKYQRMAKNGHKWWELDMTYGAILVLEKLGLAWKVVKTIPPTTKRLPSNHPNSLHNSRQSRHRSTEVTLNVCART
- a CDS encoding acyl-CoA thioesterase → MSNSHEIEIRVRYNETDAMGFLHHGNYFTYFEMGRTELFRSQGGNYREMEEKGYLLVVAKIECKYRLPARYDDVLTLRTTLEKVTGAKLVHKYELFRDGQSVAVAQSVIACVDREGNIQRMPAALEQLGTE
- a CDS encoding amidophosphoribosyltransferase, with the protein product MSELYHECGIAAVYHLPNRDPSPLAPMGDPEKTSQLISRLLLDIQNRGQLAAGMTTFNPGRNQLIDTHKDVGTVTEVFQLNHQQTFNSLMKKYEGPAAIGHVRYATCGKDDRSYAQPFERHHIQKSKWFAFGFNGQLANYQELCKEILTESDFHLARETDTEILMHLISQELSKENPAELFDMLTTLSKRLDGAYNIVFLDALGNMFVSRDPVGLRPLCYAFDGSLFAAASESVALANMGFEAEQIKSLAPGCAIVIQDGELKIREYAKPTQKAHCFFEWIYFANVCSTLDDQSVYITRKRLGEELAEQETVPIDEDTIVVPVPDTAKAAADSMAYTLRVPCLEGLIRNRYIGRTFIEGANRKDKVRAKYTPLPEVLEGKRVLLVEDTIVRSTTMKALISQLKERGRAKEVHVRVACPPIIAPCFYGIDMSTINELFAPKFLNGGEMSPEVEEAMAEAIGADTLKYLPKASIARAVGLPGSSLCQACIDTTYPTESGRQLYQIAVENSLNDNGEEAHRTYDVTLSSSPVRS
- the proB gene encoding glutamate 5-kinase; translated protein: MSLTRREVIDSAETLVIKIGTNVLSCPDDTLDPARIETLAEQIHRVKMTGRKVVVVSSGAIGAGMGLLGLKERPRDLGHLQASAAVGQAHLIRRYDRYLRKHGYHAAQLLVTANDFKNRTRYLNVRNTIHTLFEYGAVPIVNENDTVSIQEIKFGDNDHLAAMVTSLVKKPLLVILSVVDGLYNGDPKSPDSTRISSVQDWTPELLALATDDSSSRGTGGMKSKLQAVRSATAVGENVIIANGTQEGILDRILQGEDVGTLFHAQGASVSAWKRWIGYTIRPKGRFHLDEGATRAIREGGKSLLAIGIRSIDGTFESGEAVTLVSPSGEEFARGLTNYNSADLAKIIMHRSDQIASILGSVPYSEVIHRDNLAVLENHPAV
- a CDS encoding alpha/beta hydrolase, with the translated sequence MPVFVTRVVLGIVFLGIVACLIPDGEKKQEKEPARQLSSIPRSNIVPLPKDLKVIDDVVYHPGKKTRWRMNLVLPQQAETQPRPALVFVYAGGGSGGNNTTRHSRTGPLHYARKGYVCVSLYHRHSDDTPFADCLEDLKCAIRWMRAHADKYQIDPERIGAFGNANGGSMVCLVGLMKQGQQVDSSAPWRDQSSQLNAFCVTATPTDYLSWADGIEHLPRMIHLTWKNEDELKTEVAKISPITYVRADAPPMLVMHGVLDPFVDVSQADQFVAALKSAGARDVTYYRSDSAGHAVFLRDQTQTFPMMEEFFARTLGYPKGYKVAQR